The Caulifigura coniformis genome includes a region encoding these proteins:
- a CDS encoding TlpA family protein disulfide reductase, whose translation MTRWTTAALLLGAMICIPGCKKAEETPPPAPPSPATVDAGPAPEGQTEPATEESKPAATTPPADAAPPQSLLPGPAELQPVAFYAADAVEVEITDWAGVQKWIASQKGKVVVVDMWSLSCEPCRREFPNLVKLHNEKGDKVACLSVSTDYAGIKSKPPKFYEPRVLEFLTSQKATCKNVLCSVESEELFETLDLASIPAVYVYGKDGRQAKRFAGEEVHYDKEVLPLVDELLKK comes from the coding sequence ATGACTCGATGGACCACCGCAGCGCTGCTTCTGGGAGCGATGATCTGCATCCCGGGCTGCAAGAAGGCGGAAGAGACGCCGCCGCCTGCTCCGCCGTCCCCCGCGACGGTCGATGCCGGACCGGCCCCCGAAGGGCAGACCGAGCCCGCCACCGAAGAATCCAAACCGGCCGCAACAACCCCGCCGGCCGACGCCGCTCCCCCGCAGTCGCTCCTGCCCGGGCCGGCCGAACTGCAGCCGGTCGCCTTCTATGCCGCCGATGCCGTCGAAGTGGAAATCACCGACTGGGCCGGCGTCCAGAAGTGGATCGCCTCCCAGAAAGGAAAGGTGGTCGTCGTCGACATGTGGTCGCTCTCGTGCGAACCCTGCCGTCGCGAGTTTCCCAACCTCGTGAAGCTGCACAACGAGAAAGGGGACAAGGTCGCCTGCCTCTCCGTCTCGACCGATTACGCCGGCATCAAGTCGAAGCCGCCCAAGTTCTACGAACCCCGCGTTCTGGAGTTCCTCACTTCGCAGAAGGCAACCTGCAAGAACGTCCTCTGCAGCGTCGAGTCGGAAGAACTGTTCGAAACGCTCGACCTCGCTTCGATTCCAGCCGTCTACGTCTACGGCAAGGATGGCAGGCAGGCGAAGCGGTTCGCCGGTGAAGAGGTCCACTACGACAAGGAAGTCCTCCCCCTCGTGGACGAGTTGTTGAAGAAGTGA
- a CDS encoding DUF1579 family protein — protein MNRFICRLAACVAVVLVAGGSFAQDFPKPGKEHQDLAKAVGKWKLTVKEGFNAGQTGTSEFKAVCNGMWVASDFKMDDGSFTGQGLDSYDPTKKKYVSVWVDSMSATPLFFEGDWTEPGKTMVMTAKGPGPDGTPVEYRSVTKHPSEKAMTFELYMKSGGAEVKLMVVEYAKM, from the coding sequence ATGAATCGTTTCATCTGCCGGTTGGCGGCCTGCGTGGCCGTGGTGCTGGTTGCTGGTGGATCGTTTGCGCAGGACTTTCCGAAGCCCGGCAAGGAACACCAGGATCTGGCGAAGGCCGTCGGAAAATGGAAACTCACCGTGAAGGAAGGCTTCAACGCAGGCCAGACTGGAACGTCCGAGTTCAAGGCGGTCTGCAACGGCATGTGGGTCGCCAGCGACTTCAAGATGGATGACGGCTCCTTCACCGGCCAGGGGCTCGATTCCTACGACCCGACAAAAAAGAAGTACGTCAGCGTGTGGGTCGATTCGATGAGCGCCACCCCGCTGTTCTTCGAGGGGGACTGGACCGAACCCGGCAAGACGATGGTGATGACCGCCAAAGGCCCCGGCCCGGACGGAACTCCTGTCGAATACAGGTCGGTCACGAAGCATCCCTCCGAAAAAGCCATGACCTTCGAGCTCTACATGAAATCCGGCGGCGCCGAGGTCAAACTCATGGTCGTCGAATACGCGAAGATGTAA
- a CDS encoding S9 family peptidase has protein sequence MHSLNFLFLLSALVVSAGPVLAADQAPETPPSPEAAAKAKAEAEAKAKEKAQTLTIDRIFTAKEFDGEAAPRITWSKRRPGYYMFVSAKAGVGRDLVYVDPASGEQEVILPGHGFIPPGQTQPIAIDGFEFSNDESKLLVFTNSRRVWRTNTRGDYYVVDIAGRDLRKVGGPALPSTLMFARFSPDGSHVAFVRENNLYVQHLRSSNITQLTRDGSATTINGTADWVYEEELALREGYRWSPDGLSIAYWQFDTTGVRNFYLINNTEGLYATTTPIPYPKVGEQNSAVRIGVVPASGGKTCWMNIPGNSREYYLAQMEWTPSSASLVIQQFNRLQNNNCVFMADAKTGVAKVAFAETDPAWLENENKIDWIDGSERDVWLSERTGWRQAYLTNPQDGSQTPITQGESDVISVLSAGEKQGVYYTASPANPTQCYLYHTPLAGGEARRITPEDQPGWHAYNISPDGTLAIHTRSTFADPPVVDLVKLPGHERVRMLVENKKLNQKLAALRKPSTEFFRIEIGDGVLLDAWAIKPPEMDLNAKYPVLFYVYGEPHGQTVKDMWPGQRGLWYWMLAQQGYIVVSVDSRGTPAPRGREWRKCVYRQVGILPPQDQASAAKKLLGMWPYADPARLGIWGYSGGGSSTLHAMFRFPDVYSTGIAVAGVPNQRLYDSIYQERYMGSPGDNADGYRRGSPISHVAGLKGNLLVIHGTGDDNVHYQGAEVLINELVAHNKPFSMMAYPNRSHSLSEGPGTTRHFYDLMTRYLHENLPARK, from the coding sequence ATGCACAGCCTGAATTTCCTCTTCCTTCTCTCGGCCCTCGTTGTCAGCGCCGGACCCGTTCTCGCGGCCGATCAGGCCCCCGAAACGCCTCCCAGCCCCGAGGCCGCCGCCAAGGCGAAGGCCGAGGCCGAGGCGAAGGCCAAAGAGAAGGCCCAGACCCTCACCATCGACCGCATCTTCACCGCGAAAGAATTCGACGGCGAAGCCGCTCCCCGGATCACCTGGAGCAAGCGCCGGCCAGGCTACTACATGTTCGTCAGCGCCAAAGCCGGCGTCGGACGCGACCTCGTCTACGTCGACCCCGCCTCAGGCGAACAGGAAGTCATCCTGCCTGGTCACGGATTCATCCCTCCCGGGCAGACGCAGCCGATCGCCATCGATGGGTTTGAGTTCTCGAACGACGAGTCGAAGCTTCTGGTCTTCACCAACAGCCGTCGTGTGTGGCGCACCAACACGCGCGGCGACTACTACGTCGTCGACATCGCGGGCCGCGATCTCCGCAAGGTCGGCGGCCCCGCGCTCCCCTCGACGCTGATGTTCGCCCGCTTTTCCCCTGATGGTTCACACGTCGCGTTCGTCCGCGAGAACAATCTCTACGTGCAGCACCTGCGGTCGTCGAACATCACCCAGCTCACACGCGATGGCTCGGCCACCACCATCAACGGCACGGCCGACTGGGTCTATGAAGAAGAACTCGCCCTGCGGGAAGGATATCGCTGGAGCCCCGATGGCCTGTCCATCGCCTACTGGCAGTTCGATACGACCGGCGTCCGCAACTTCTACCTCATCAACAACACCGAAGGCCTCTACGCCACCACGACGCCGATTCCCTATCCGAAAGTCGGGGAACAGAACTCCGCGGTCCGCATCGGCGTCGTCCCGGCCAGTGGAGGCAAGACCTGCTGGATGAACATCCCGGGAAACAGCCGTGAATATTATCTGGCGCAGATGGAATGGACTCCCTCCTCCGCCTCCCTGGTGATCCAGCAGTTCAATCGACTTCAGAACAACAACTGCGTGTTCATGGCCGACGCGAAGACGGGCGTGGCGAAGGTCGCGTTCGCCGAAACAGATCCGGCCTGGCTCGAGAACGAAAACAAGATCGACTGGATCGATGGGAGCGAACGTGACGTCTGGCTCAGTGAACGAACCGGATGGCGACAGGCCTATCTCACCAACCCGCAGGATGGGTCGCAAACGCCGATCACGCAGGGCGAATCGGATGTGATCAGCGTCCTCTCGGCTGGTGAAAAGCAAGGCGTCTACTACACCGCCTCACCCGCGAATCCGACGCAGTGCTACCTGTACCACACTCCGCTCGCCGGCGGAGAAGCCAGACGCATCACCCCCGAGGATCAGCCCGGATGGCACGCCTACAACATTTCGCCTGACGGAACTCTCGCGATCCACACCCGCTCCACCTTCGCCGATCCGCCGGTGGTCGATCTGGTGAAGCTCCCGGGCCACGAACGGGTGCGCATGCTCGTCGAGAACAAGAAGCTCAACCAGAAACTGGCCGCCCTCAGGAAGCCTTCCACGGAGTTCTTCCGCATCGAGATCGGCGATGGCGTGCTGCTGGATGCCTGGGCGATCAAACCCCCCGAAATGGATCTCAACGCGAAGTATCCGGTCCTGTTCTATGTCTACGGGGAGCCGCATGGGCAGACCGTGAAAGACATGTGGCCCGGCCAGCGCGGGCTCTGGTACTGGATGCTCGCGCAGCAGGGATACATCGTCGTCAGCGTCGACAGCCGCGGAACCCCCGCCCCCCGTGGCCGGGAATGGCGGAAGTGCGTCTACAGACAGGTCGGCATCCTCCCCCCGCAGGATCAGGCCAGCGCCGCGAAGAAGCTCCTCGGAATGTGGCCCTATGCGGATCCGGCCCGCCTCGGCATCTGGGGCTACAGCGGCGGTGGAAGTTCGACGCTCCACGCAATGTTCCGCTTCCCGGACGTCTACTCCACCGGCATCGCCGTCGCCGGTGTCCCCAACCAGCGGCTGTATGATTCGATCTACCAGGAACGCTACATGGGGTCGCCCGGGGACAATGCCGACGGCTATCGCCGCGGCTCCCCGATCAGTCACGTCGCAGGCCTCAAGGGGAACCTCCTCGTCATTCACGGCACGGGCGACGACAACGTCCACTACCAGGGGGCCGAGGTGCTGATCAACGAACTGGTCGCGCACAACAAGCCGTTCAGCATGATGGCCTATCCCAACCGCTCGCACTCCCTGTCCGAGGGGCCGGGCACGACGCGCCATTTTTACGACCTGATGACCCGCTACCTCCACGAGAATCTCCCCGCCAGGAAGTAA
- the ftsH gene encoding ATP-dependent zinc metalloprotease FtsH: MAPSEPTKSPEPPQKRRPRGEKGSSASFWTLIVAALLVTTVLAWIQKQSRGREISLSEFKVGLENKTWTPDTVYEATFSPTELVFQDRPAKIDPEDQPTGLPPAPRPLGSAQRYRVQLLGVPQGTIEELMRSFDRKLIKYKGSPAETEWVQFLPLVMMLVAVIALILFFRKLGGPGAAMSFGRSRGKLFADDDVKTTFDDVAGINEAVEELREIVEFLRTPGKYQALGGRIPRGVLLVGPPGTGKTLLAKAVAGEAGVPFFSLSGSDFVEMFVGVGAARVRDMFAQAVQRSPSIIFIDELDALGKVRGSGMPGGHDEREQTLNALLVEMDGFSSDQSVIVMGATNRPETLDPALLRPGRFDRHVLVDRPDYKGREAILRVHSAKVKLEEGVDLNRIAKLTPGMVGADLANLVNEAALLAARAGKPAVSSRELEEAIERVIAGLEKSSRIIHQDEKQRVAYHESGHALVACSLPHTDPVHKISIIPRGMGALGYMMQRPEDDRHLVTQTELQNRICTMLGGIAAEETIYQETSTGASNDLERATDIARRMVMEFGMSPKMGRVNYRESKRSAFLAGSSSGAADYAHSESTLREIDLEVKRIVDDCMETARDILKRRRPVLEQITRELIEVEVMDADQLHRILDAHKTGPQIKPGTFVDRPAEDIPPMPAPLERRDAVEGA, encoded by the coding sequence ATGGCGCCTTCGGAACCGACGAAAAGTCCCGAGCCTCCTCAAAAGCGCCGCCCTCGCGGGGAAAAAGGCTCCTCCGCCTCCTTCTGGACGCTGATCGTCGCCGCCCTGCTGGTGACGACGGTCCTGGCATGGATCCAGAAACAGAGTCGCGGCCGCGAGATCTCACTGTCCGAATTCAAGGTCGGACTCGAGAACAAGACCTGGACCCCGGACACCGTCTACGAGGCCACCTTCTCACCAACGGAACTCGTCTTCCAGGATCGACCCGCAAAGATCGATCCCGAGGACCAGCCGACTGGTCTCCCACCCGCTCCGCGCCCGCTCGGCTCCGCTCAGCGGTATCGCGTCCAGCTCCTCGGCGTCCCGCAGGGAACCATCGAGGAACTGATGCGGTCGTTCGATCGCAAGCTGATCAAGTACAAAGGCTCCCCCGCCGAAACCGAGTGGGTCCAGTTCCTGCCGCTGGTGATGATGCTGGTGGCCGTCATCGCGCTCATCCTCTTCTTCCGCAAGCTCGGAGGGCCAGGCGCGGCGATGTCGTTCGGCCGCAGCCGCGGCAAGCTGTTCGCCGACGACGATGTCAAAACGACGTTCGACGATGTCGCCGGCATCAATGAAGCTGTCGAAGAACTCCGCGAAATCGTGGAGTTCCTGAGAACCCCCGGAAAGTACCAGGCCCTCGGCGGCCGGATTCCCCGCGGCGTCCTGCTTGTCGGCCCCCCTGGAACCGGCAAGACGCTCCTCGCCAAGGCCGTCGCCGGCGAGGCGGGCGTCCCGTTCTTCAGCCTGTCGGGCTCCGATTTCGTCGAGATGTTCGTCGGCGTCGGCGCCGCCCGCGTCCGCGACATGTTCGCCCAGGCTGTCCAGCGGTCCCCCAGCATCATCTTCATCGATGAGCTCGATGCCCTCGGAAAGGTCCGCGGCAGCGGCATGCCCGGCGGACATGATGAACGCGAACAGACGCTCAACGCCCTGCTCGTCGAAATGGACGGCTTCTCGTCCGACCAGAGCGTGATCGTGATGGGCGCCACGAATCGTCCCGAAACGCTCGACCCCGCCCTCCTGCGTCCCGGCCGGTTCGACCGACACGTGCTCGTGGACCGCCCCGACTACAAGGGACGTGAAGCGATCCTGCGCGTCCACTCCGCCAAGGTCAAACTGGAAGAAGGCGTCGACCTCAACCGCATCGCCAAGCTGACCCCCGGAATGGTTGGAGCCGACCTCGCCAACCTGGTGAACGAAGCCGCACTTTTAGCGGCCCGGGCCGGCAAACCGGCCGTCTCCAGCCGCGAACTCGAAGAGGCCATCGAACGCGTCATCGCGGGCCTCGAAAAATCGTCCCGCATCATCCATCAGGACGAAAAGCAGCGGGTCGCCTACCACGAGAGCGGCCACGCCCTCGTCGCCTGCAGCCTCCCGCACACCGATCCCGTTCACAAGATCTCGATCATCCCCCGCGGCATGGGGGCCCTCGGCTACATGATGCAGCGGCCGGAAGACGACCGGCATCTCGTGACCCAGACCGAGCTGCAGAACCGCATCTGCACCATGCTGGGCGGAATCGCGGCCGAGGAAACCATCTACCAGGAAACTTCCACCGGAGCGTCCAACGACCTCGAACGCGCGACCGACATTGCCCGCCGGATGGTGATGGAGTTCGGCATGAGCCCCAAGATGGGCCGCGTGAACTACCGTGAGAGCAAGCGCTCCGCGTTTCTGGCAGGTTCCAGCAGCGGTGCGGCCGACTACGCCCACAGCGAATCCACTCTTCGCGAGATCGACCTCGAAGTGAAGCGGATCGTGGACGACTGCATGGAGACGGCCCGCGACATTCTGAAACGCCGCCGGCCGGTCCTCGAACAGATCACCCGCGAGCTGATCGAAGTCGAAGTCATGGACGCGGACCAGTTGCATCGCATTCTCGATGCCCATAAGACGGGCCCGCAGATCAAGCCCGGAACGTTCGTCGACCGTCCCGCCGAGGACATCCCGCCGATGCCCGCCCCCCTCGAGCGGCGGGACGCGGTCGAAGGCGCTTGA